The following are from one region of the Salvia hispanica cultivar TCC Black 2014 chromosome 1, UniMelb_Shisp_WGS_1.0, whole genome shotgun sequence genome:
- the LOC125186432 gene encoding uncharacterized protein LOC125186432 yields the protein MVLWHPPDTPWVKLNTDGAFSSATLEAGEGGLVRGTDGGLLWAFCSPVDASSSFEAELMALIRGLEMAMEFSTHIWIEIDSAALVKLLSTGQPGSADFRHHMALIRRMTSQRQVRFSHIYREGNRAADFLAGRGI from the coding sequence ATGGTCCTATGGCATCCACCCGATACCCCTTGGGTGAAGCTGAATACAGATGGTGCCTTCTCTTCGGCGACATTGGAGGCGGGAGAGGGAGGACTTGTTCGTGGTACTGATGGAGGTCTTTTGTGGGCCTTCTGCTCTCCAGTGGATGCATCGTCAAGCTTTGAGGCGGAGCTTATGGCTCTTATTCGAGGCTTGGAGATGGCCATGGAGTTTTCTACACACATCTGGATAGAGATTGACTCAGCGGCTCTGGTTAAATTACTTTCAACTGGACAGCCTGGTTCTGCGGATTTTAGACATCATATGGCTCTGATCCGTAGGATGACTTCTCAGCGGCAGGTTCGATTCTCACACATCTACAGAGAAGGAAACCGTGCTGCCGATTTTCTTGCAGGTAGGGGGATTTAG